A window of Zonotrichia leucophrys gambelii isolate GWCS_2022_RI chromosome 11, RI_Zleu_2.0, whole genome shotgun sequence contains these coding sequences:
- the C11H19orf12 gene encoding protein C19orf12 homolog, which produces MMRTGTGFGDAGMPLRVDDVMALLSHVATVKGMKAAVANSGRGAMLTGASAFVGGMLGGPPGIAVGGALGGLLGWMTSGQFKSVPQVLMELPPAEKQKLCAEAMAVVRNLDWTDAAQLIALVMSNSALTEKVLGVLTTYLTHELKAQLTYAE; this is translated from the exons GCTTTGGGGACGCCGGGATGCCGCTGCGCGTCGATGATGTGATGGCGCTGCTCAGCCACGTTGCCACGGTGAAGGGCATGAAAGCTGCAGTGGCCAACTCTGGCCGGGGAGCCATGCTCACTGGGGCATCTGCCTTTGTGGGGGGCATGCTGGGAGGCCCTCCTGGAATTGCTGTGG GAGGAGCACTGGGTGGATTGCTTGGATGGATGACTTCTGGACAGTTCAAGTCAGTCCCTCAGGTTTTAATGGAATTGCCTCCTGCTGAGAAGCAGAAGCTCTGTGCTGAAGCCATGGCTGTTGTCAGGAACTTAGACTGGACTGATGCTGCTCAGCTGATTGCTCTTGTAATGTCAAACTCTGCTCTCACAGAAAAGGTATTAGGAGTGCTGACAACTTACCTCACCCATGAGTTAAAAGCACAACTAACCTATGCAGAATAA